One genomic window of Bactrocera dorsalis isolate Fly_Bdor chromosome 4, ASM2337382v1, whole genome shotgun sequence includes the following:
- the LOC125778205 gene encoding uncharacterized protein LOC125778205 has product MPRRGENFKIMDALCKNQALNLIILDSSDDEDADEIFENFSFSLLCLLNTRRSVHLGVPKSSQWRHNVLRHFDDSRFNEMIRVGPDEFCRILNYIKDDSVFNTNSSGAQLPLDLQLKIVLFRLGSSGDGLSIRKVASLFGVGDGGTIQIITKRVFKAILKLKEKFLFWPNENERLEIVTATRKEMPGCIGYIDGSELKLAEAPAKKHELFYSRKRQYAIKMQAVCDYRLRIRQVTIGYPGSVHDAKIFLNSPLAKHPQRFLSDSQWIAGDSAYPLKEFLLTPFRQNSTDYTTEERESFNKYFSKYRVRIENCFGILKEKFGSLKELKFRMINEQNKKECNDWIMVCCILHNMLINFQTENEESVEINPPQYSLPPGSNTRSSLLNFIQNHRLT; this is encoded by the exons ATGCCAAGGAGAGGTGAAAATTTTAAGATAATGGATGCGCTGTGCAAGAATCAGGCATTAAACCTGATAATTCTTGACTCAA gCGACGACGAAGATGCGGACgaaatctttgaaaatttttcattcagtttactttgtttattaaaCACTCGTAGAAGTGTTCATCTCGGGGTACCAAAGTCATCCCAATGGCGACATAATGTGCTTAGGCACTTTGATGACAGCCGTTTCAACGAAATGATTCGTGTTGGCCCGGACGAATTTTGTCGCATTCTTAATTATATAAAGGACGATAGTGTATTTAACACAAATTCTAGTGGAGCGCAGCTTCCTTTGGATTTACAATTGAAAATAGTGCTATTTAGGTTAGGATCTTCCGGAGATGGATTATCCATACGAAAGGTTGCTTCATTGTTTGGCGTGGGTGATGGGGGCACTATTCAAATTATAACTAAGCGCGTATTTAaagcaattttgaaattaaaagagaaGTTTCTGTTTTGGCCAAATGAAAATGAACGGTTGGAAATTGTTACTGCAACGCGGAAAGAGATGCCAGGTTGTATAGGATATATTGATGGATCCGAATTAAAGTTGGCTGAAGCGCCAGCCAAAAAACATGAACTTTTTTATTCACGAAAACGCCAATATGCTATTAAAATGCAAGCTGTTTGTGATTATAGGCTACGAATAAGACAAGTCACAATAGGATACCCTGGAAGTGTTCATGATGCCAAAATCTTCTTGAATAGCCCTCTCGCAAAACATCCTCAACGATTTTTATCTGACTCCCAATGGATTGCTGGAGATAGCGCCTATCCACTCAAGGAATTTTTATTGACACCGTTCAGGCAAAATAGTACGGACTACACTACGGAAGAAAGAGAAAGTTTCAATAAGtacttttcaaaatatcgtGTGCGAATTGAGAATTGTTTTggcattttaaaagaaaaattcggtaGCTTGAAGGAATTGAAGTTtagaatgataaatgagcaaaataaaaaagaatgcaATGATTGGATCATGGTATGCTGCATTCTTCATAACATGCTAATTAATTTCCAAACTGAAAACGAAGAAAGCGTTGAAATTAACCCACCTCAATATAGCTTACCACCAGGAAGTAACACAAGATCTAGCCTTCTTAACTTCATACAAAACCATAGATTAACTTAA